In a genomic window of Pedobacter sp. KBS0701:
- a CDS encoding RagB/SusD family nutrient uptake outer membrane protein yields the protein MKKYIKRLLLIGMIWAGTGMVSCKKYLDRDPEATVTAESAFKDFRSFQGFTEELYNCIPDFTNRYWTNSFNWGEDEIQSTVQNFHFVNKIDNGDFWGWQREFDGWGAGFLDNANANTNNDRFTKGLYPLAWYGIRKANLGLENLNLMVNATDEERNLIRGQLLFFRGWFHFQLMQYFGGLPYIDKVLPADEELRLPRLKYQECAAKAALDLRAAADLLPINWDNTTAGIQTLGKNQLRINKIMALGYLGKNYLWAASPLMNLESTGSKTYNAELSKKAAAAFAELLKLTESGVAPHKLLPFAQYSTNFYTTGQNFLIPGGTEVIFTGPYWGAHGSTYGTAKQYTPAIVGADALVFAPTANYVNYYGMKNGLPISNSAQADPSGSGYDPQFPWRDRDPRFYNDIIYDGVKVVQGTLAANMEPHRYANLYTNGSYRDERSGSRTGYMMFKFVPRTANNFDQGWNYGQNLNIKVSYMRLADIYLMYAESVAAGYDSPGATAEGFSKTAVDAINVIRDRAGVGHVATQFLASTAEFMKEVRRERAVELAFEGHRFNDLRRWHLLAEVPYTLKTAAEFDRAAPLNTTTDTKLNKVVNYRERLILQRPFSEKHYWLPLKRADVNMYKEFAQNPGW from the coding sequence ATGAAAAAATATATAAAACGCCTATTATTAATAGGAATGATTTGGGCGGGAACCGGCATGGTATCTTGTAAAAAATATTTAGACAGGGATCCCGAAGCAACTGTGACGGCAGAATCTGCCTTTAAAGACTTTCGTAGTTTTCAGGGTTTTACCGAAGAGCTCTATAACTGTATTCCAGATTTTACCAATCGTTATTGGACCAACAGTTTCAACTGGGGTGAAGATGAAATCCAGTCTACAGTTCAAAATTTCCACTTTGTTAATAAAATTGATAATGGTGATTTCTGGGGATGGCAGCGTGAGTTTGACGGATGGGGTGCAGGATTTTTAGATAATGCCAACGCCAATACAAATAACGATCGTTTTACCAAGGGCCTCTATCCATTAGCCTGGTATGGCATTCGTAAAGCAAATTTAGGTCTTGAGAACCTGAACCTTATGGTAAATGCAACTGATGAAGAACGTAATCTGATCAGGGGTCAACTGCTGTTTTTTAGAGGCTGGTTCCATTTTCAGCTCATGCAATATTTTGGAGGGCTTCCTTATATTGACAAGGTATTGCCAGCCGATGAAGAATTGAGATTGCCGAGGCTAAAGTATCAGGAATGTGCAGCAAAGGCCGCGCTGGATTTAAGAGCAGCCGCCGATCTTTTGCCAATCAATTGGGATAATACAACAGCCGGGATCCAAACCCTGGGTAAAAACCAGTTGCGCATTAATAAAATCATGGCGCTAGGTTATTTAGGTAAAAACTACCTGTGGGCTGCTAGTCCATTAATGAACTTAGAATCTACTGGTAGCAAAACCTACAATGCAGAACTGAGTAAAAAAGCGGCTGCTGCATTTGCCGAGTTATTGAAACTAACAGAAAGCGGAGTTGCTCCTCATAAATTATTGCCTTTTGCACAATACAGTACCAATTTTTACACAACCGGTCAAAATTTCTTAATCCCGGGAGGTACTGAAGTCATATTTACAGGGCCATATTGGGGCGCACATGGTTCAACCTATGGTACGGCAAAACAGTATACACCAGCAATTGTAGGTGCCGATGCACTGGTATTTGCGCCTACCGCAAATTATGTTAATTATTATGGAATGAAGAATGGCTTGCCCATTTCGAATTCTGCCCAGGCTGATCCCAGTGGCTCAGGATATGATCCGCAATTTCCCTGGCGTGATCGGGATCCCAGGTTTTATAATGACATTATATACGATGGGGTTAAAGTGGTACAGGGAACTTTGGCCGCAAATATGGAACCACACCGATATGCAAACCTGTATACAAACGGCAGTTACAGAGATGAACGTTCTGGTAGCCGTACCGGATATATGATGTTCAAATTTGTGCCCAGAACTGCCAATAACTTTGATCAGGGCTGGAATTATGGACAGAATCTGAACATTAAGGTTTCATATATGCGTTTGGCCGATATATACCTGATGTATGCAGAATCGGTTGCTGCAGGGTACGACTCCCCAGGCGCAACCGCAGAGGGATTTAGCAAAACTGCCGTAGATGCCATCAACGTAATTCGGGATCGTGCCGGTGTTGGTCACGTTGCCACACAGTTCTTAGCATCAACAGCAGAATTTATGAAAGAAGTAAGACGCGAACGCGCTGTTGAACTTGCCTTTGAAGGACATCGGTTTAATGACCTTCGTCGCTGGCATTTGCTTGCCGAAGTACCATATACTTTAAAAACAGCCGCAGAATTTGATCGTGCTGCTCCTTTAAATACCACAACCGATACCAAATTAAACAAGGTTGTAAACTATCGCGAGCGGTTAATATTACAACGCCCATTTAGTGAAAAGCATTATTGGCTGCCACTTAAGCGAGCAGATGTAAATATGTATAAGGAGTTTGCGCAAAACCCCGGATGGTAA
- a CDS encoding SusC/RagA family TonB-linked outer membrane protein encodes MMKFLRNALALCVFFTLFVGVIKGQDAVKIPIKAVVRDINGNPVKGASITVEGNDVLTIANQAGEFSLSVNENSTFSVSAKGYKTSLVTALANLKQVTLTKEDRLINVGFKNAAESNLPAGVSSVNLAQLFEKNFITYGLDGIEAFAPGFNGNNLWGMNTSFILVDGVPRDVNSVTPNEIEEITFLKSASAVALYGSRGAKGVILITTKRGTPTKQKINVRSNIGINTPKRFAQYLGSSEYMTLYNEALSNDGLAAAYTPETIYNHSGVNPYRYPSVDYYSSEYLKNSFSRYDGVAEISGGNDRARYYTNVGFVSTGSLLNFGEAKENNTSERFNIRGNVDMQLTRALKARVDASAVFSSSGGVNTNYWANAATLRPHLFTPLIPINLLEQSDEVSKAMIKNATIIDGQYILGGTQLDQTNPFAAIYAGGNNKFVQRQFQFTTGIDADLKGILNGLTFSTTMGVDYLNSYNQGYRNGYATYQPNWTTYSGTTLIGSLTRWGEDTKTGVQNIADSYYRQTISLSGQFNYNTTFRNNHHISAVLLAAAYRQSQSEIYQPITNSNLGLQLNYDFSRKYFAEITGAVVRSPKMPPGNRTALSPAASIGWHLSEEPFLKKVSFINDLTLTASAGVLNTDLDFDEYFAYESIYTATGGNWYGWNDGTGTQSTDSRRGSNMDLTFAKRKEISIGIKGGMFKNQLNFGANVFRNNITGIIGQINILYPNYFTTAFPSSSFVPYSNYNSDQRTGLDFYLNFNKRIGAVDWILGVSGTYYTTKATKRADMLTYENSYQYRAGKPLDAIWGLKSNGFYMDASEVAAADGINSAKPAFGSALAPGDIKYIDQNGDKIIDDKDQVYLGRGGWFGAPFTAGLNLTAKWKNLTLFVLGTGRFGASAMKSDNYFWVNGSDKYSAVVRDRWTPQTKNTATFPRLTTLNGDNNFRASDFWLYSTDRFDLSKVQISYTVSDKLFKSKVLKELGLYVAGFNLLTIAKEREILELNLGGAPQTRLYNLGVKAMF; translated from the coding sequence ATGATGAAATTTTTAAGAAATGCATTGGCGCTGTGTGTCTTTTTTACACTGTTTGTCGGTGTAATCAAAGGTCAGGACGCCGTTAAGATACCTATAAAAGCTGTTGTTCGTGATATTAATGGAAATCCGGTAAAAGGGGCATCCATAACTGTTGAAGGAAACGACGTGCTCACTATAGCAAACCAGGCAGGTGAATTCTCTTTATCCGTAAATGAGAACAGCACATTTTCGGTAAGTGCCAAAGGCTACAAGACCTCACTGGTAACCGCATTAGCCAACCTAAAGCAAGTTACTTTAACTAAAGAGGATAGACTGATAAACGTGGGCTTTAAAAACGCCGCCGAAAGTAATCTTCCTGCCGGCGTTTCAAGTGTTAACCTGGCACAGCTATTTGAGAAAAACTTTATAACCTATGGTTTGGACGGGATAGAAGCTTTTGCTCCTGGCTTTAATGGCAACAACCTTTGGGGTATGAATACCTCGTTTATATTGGTTGATGGAGTTCCGAGAGATGTGAATAGTGTTACACCAAATGAAATTGAGGAGATCACTTTTCTCAAGAGTGCCTCGGCCGTTGCCCTATATGGCAGCCGCGGTGCAAAAGGGGTAATCTTGATCACCACAAAGAGAGGTACACCAACTAAGCAAAAAATAAATGTTCGTTCCAATATCGGAATAAATACGCCAAAAAGATTTGCTCAATACCTGGGCTCTTCTGAGTACATGACCTTGTACAATGAGGCTTTATCAAATGATGGTTTGGCGGCGGCTTATACTCCGGAAACTATTTATAATCACTCTGGTGTTAACCCATATCGTTATCCAAGTGTAGATTACTACTCATCAGAATACCTCAAAAACAGTTTTTCACGTTATGATGGCGTGGCAGAAATTTCTGGAGGGAACGACCGTGCCCGTTATTACACTAATGTTGGGTTCGTATCTACAGGTTCGCTGCTTAATTTCGGCGAAGCAAAAGAAAATAATACATCAGAACGCTTTAACATCCGCGGAAATGTTGATATGCAGCTCACCAGAGCACTAAAAGCCCGTGTAGATGCAAGCGCTGTGTTTTCCAGCAGTGGCGGAGTAAATACGAATTACTGGGCTAACGCTGCAACACTGCGGCCTCATTTATTTACTCCATTAATCCCAATTAATTTATTGGAACAGAGTGATGAGGTGAGCAAAGCGATGATCAAAAATGCCACAATTATTGATGGGCAATACATTCTTGGTGGTACGCAATTAGATCAAACCAATCCATTTGCCGCCATTTATGCAGGTGGTAACAATAAATTTGTACAACGCCAGTTTCAGTTTACCACTGGTATTGATGCTGATTTGAAAGGAATTTTGAACGGACTTACCTTTAGTACCACTATGGGGGTTGATTATCTGAACAGCTACAATCAGGGTTATCGAAACGGATATGCAACTTACCAGCCCAATTGGACAACCTACTCTGGTACAACGCTAATCGGAAGTTTAACGCGCTGGGGAGAAGATACTAAAACCGGAGTTCAGAACATTGCAGATAGTTATTACAGACAAACTATTTCGTTATCTGGCCAATTTAATTACAATACTACATTCCGTAATAACCATCATATCTCAGCAGTATTGCTGGCTGCGGCATATCGTCAATCTCAATCTGAAATCTATCAGCCAATAACAAATTCTAATTTAGGGTTGCAGTTAAATTATGATTTCAGCCGTAAATATTTTGCCGAAATTACCGGAGCTGTTGTACGCTCGCCAAAAATGCCGCCAGGAAACAGGACTGCACTTTCTCCTGCAGCTTCTATCGGATGGCACCTTAGCGAAGAGCCGTTTTTGAAAAAAGTTTCATTCATTAACGACTTAACGCTAACCGCATCAGCAGGTGTTTTAAATACTGATCTCGATTTTGATGAGTATTTTGCTTATGAAAGTATTTATACAGCCACAGGCGGTAACTGGTATGGCTGGAACGACGGTACAGGCACACAGTCTACAGATTCGCGCCGTGGTTCCAACATGGACTTAACTTTCGCTAAAAGAAAAGAAATCAGCATCGGGATAAAAGGTGGAATGTTCAAAAATCAACTTAATTTCGGAGCAAATGTTTTCAGAAATAACATCACCGGAATTATCGGTCAGATTAATATTCTTTATCCAAATTATTTCACTACCGCATTTCCTAGTTCTTCTTTTGTTCCTTACAGTAATTATAATAGCGATCAGCGTACCGGTTTGGATTTTTACTTAAATTTCAATAAGCGCATTGGTGCTGTCGACTGGATATTGGGAGTTTCAGGAACGTATTATACGACCAAAGCAACTAAACGTGCTGACATGTTAACTTACGAAAACAGTTATCAGTACCGTGCCGGAAAACCACTCGACGCGATCTGGGGATTAAAAAGCAATGGTTTTTACATGGATGCCAGCGAAGTGGCAGCAGCAGATGGAATTAACAGCGCAAAACCTGCATTTGGTTCGGCATTGGCTCCTGGTGATATCAAGTACATCGATCAGAATGGGGATAAAATTATCGATGATAAGGATCAGGTATATCTTGGACGCGGTGGATGGTTCGGTGCTCCTTTTACAGCAGGATTAAATTTAACTGCTAAGTGGAAAAACCTTACCTTGTTTGTTTTGGGTACAGGCCGCTTCGGTGCAAGCGCCATGAAAAGCGATAACTATTTTTGGGTTAACGGAAGCGATAAGTATTCGGCAGTTGTGCGCGACAGATGGACGCCTCAAACAAAAAATACGGCAACCTTTCCGCGACTTACCACTTTAAATGGAGATAATAATTTCAGAGCGTCTGATTTCTGGTTATACAGCACAGATCGGTTTGATTTATCTAAAGTTCAAATCTCCTATACAGTATCCGATAAATTGTTCAAAAGTAAAGTATTAAAAGAACTGGGGCTGTATGTGGCAGGATTTAATCTTTTAACAATAGCAAAAGAAAGAGAGATACTGGAGCTGAATTTAGGAGGTGCCCCACAAACAAGGTTATATAACCTGGGCGTAAAGGCAATGTTTTAA
- a CDS encoding RagB/SusD family nutrient uptake outer membrane protein — MNRILIRFVVVVVMLSGCKKFTDPAPQNNGDFDNIYTEPALAHGLLLNGYTRLPSNGWSFNDVATDDAVSNDINNNFRKIATGQWSAAVNPLDQWTNARAGIQYINLFLAETDKVLWDSKDPVLSKMFNDRQKGEAYALRAYLMSYMLQAHAGKVGGNLYGFPIVLEPETPTSNFNQPRATFDACIKQIYSDLDKAEQLLPLDYADINSTSQIPAKYAGINVETYNRVFGKFFNQRMTGRISKAIRARVALMAASPAFSTGNSTTWADAAAYAAQVLTLNNWLANLDPNGVTWYDNKSEIDALASGASPREVLWRTNVGSNSDLEAANYPPTLSGQGRINPTQNLVNAFPMQNGYPIANTPQSGYNPATPFTGRDPRLAKFIVYNGNTIGPTNKVINTTTDVATNDDGLNRKEVSTRTGYYMKKLLRQDVSRTPTVNNQKHYRPHIRYTEIFLIYAEAANEAWGPTANGGNPYSAYDIIKAIRARAGVGTANGDAYLESIKTDKDAMRTLIRNERRLELAFEGFRFWDLRRWNAALTEPVKGVSISQGNYQEINVEARNYQEYMRFGPIPYSETLKYNALQQNTGW; from the coding sequence ATGAACAGAATATTAATACGATTTGTAGTTGTCGTTGTGATGCTCTCGGGCTGTAAAAAGTTTACCGACCCCGCTCCACAAAATAATGGAGATTTTGATAACATCTATACTGAACCCGCACTTGCCCATGGGTTATTGCTAAATGGTTATACAAGGCTTCCATCAAATGGCTGGTCCTTTAACGATGTAGCTACAGATGACGCGGTAAGTAATGATATCAATAATAATTTTAGGAAAATTGCCACCGGGCAGTGGTCGGCTGCAGTTAATCCATTAGATCAATGGACCAATGCCAGAGCTGGTATCCAGTATATCAACTTATTTTTGGCAGAGACAGACAAGGTGCTATGGGATTCTAAAGACCCGGTGTTGAGTAAAATGTTTAACGACAGGCAAAAAGGTGAAGCCTATGCTTTAAGGGCCTACTTAATGTCGTATATGCTACAGGCACATGCCGGAAAAGTAGGGGGTAATTTATATGGTTTTCCTATTGTCCTCGAACCCGAAACACCGACTTCTAATTTTAACCAGCCAAGGGCTACATTTGATGCCTGTATTAAACAGATTTATAGTGATTTGGATAAGGCCGAACAATTGCTTCCCTTAGATTATGCCGATATCAATAGCACCAGTCAGATCCCGGCAAAATATGCCGGAATTAATGTAGAAACCTATAACCGGGTTTTCGGTAAGTTCTTTAATCAGCGAATGACTGGTCGTATTTCTAAAGCCATTCGGGCCAGAGTAGCACTAATGGCCGCAAGTCCGGCTTTCAGTACAGGAAACTCTACCACATGGGCCGATGCGGCCGCTTACGCAGCACAGGTACTTACACTTAATAACTGGTTGGCTAACTTAGATCCTAACGGTGTTACCTGGTATGATAACAAGTCAGAAATTGATGCATTGGCTTCTGGTGCCAGTCCCAGAGAAGTGCTTTGGCGCACAAATGTTGGATCAAACAGTGATTTAGAAGCGGCTAACTACCCACCAACCTTGTCCGGACAGGGCCGTATAAACCCAACTCAAAATCTGGTTAATGCTTTCCCGATGCAAAATGGTTATCCAATTGCCAATACGCCGCAGAGCGGATATAATCCTGCCACTCCATTTACAGGTAGAGATCCGCGTTTAGCAAAATTTATAGTGTACAATGGAAATACGATCGGGCCAACAAACAAGGTAATTAATACCACTACAGATGTGGCAACCAATGATGATGGACTGAATAGAAAGGAAGTTTCTACACGAACTGGCTATTACATGAAAAAATTGTTGAGGCAGGATGTTAGCCGTACACCAACCGTGAATAATCAGAAACACTACAGGCCACATATCCGCTATACGGAAATATTCCTGATCTATGCAGAGGCAGCAAATGAGGCATGGGGCCCTACAGCAAATGGTGGCAATCCCTATTCTGCTTATGATATTATTAAAGCTATTCGCGCCAGGGCTGGTGTTGGAACTGCAAACGGTGATGCTTACCTCGAATCGATTAAAACAGATAAAGATGCCATGCGGACATTGATTAGGAATGAACGTAGGTTAGAGTTGGCTTTTGAAGGATTCCGTTTCTGGGATCTTCGCAGATGGAATGCAGCATTAACTGAACCGGTGAAAGGAGTAAGTATCTCACAGGGTAACTATCAGGAAATCAATGTGGAGGCAAGAAACTATCAGGAGTATATGAGATTTGGACCAATTCCTTATAGTGAAACGCTAAAGTATAATGCTTTACAACAGAACACAGGGTGGTAA
- a CDS encoding DUF5627 domain-containing protein yields MKNKIYILLALVLALSACKNEEWAFPDNDVQTVYFAYQGPIRTITMGEDIFDTSLDNQHRFQIMGTVGGVYSNKEDITIGISVDNALTQGLSFPSPYSGIVRPMPANYYTLAANKIVIPKGSLVGGVDVQLTDAFFADPLAVNTTYVIPLTMTSVDQNKTILPEKKYTLYAVKYINTWQGFYLRRGKDVITGKNGNTSLNQSTVRHMKYVENDEINKLNTRSLNQAEFPVTFKVTGGTSISRTLLLTFDNTGNCAITAGDASFTASGTGKFVKRGEKNSWGNQDRDALYLNYQIDLNDRTVNSLDTLVMRDRGVKAETFTPVK; encoded by the coding sequence ATGAAAAATAAAATATATATTTTACTTGCGCTTGTCTTAGCACTTAGCGCCTGCAAAAACGAAGAATGGGCATTTCCAGATAACGATGTACAAACGGTATATTTTGCGTACCAGGGACCTATTCGGACCATCACCATGGGCGAAGATATTTTTGATACTTCATTGGATAACCAGCATAGATTTCAGATTATGGGTACAGTCGGCGGAGTTTACTCAAATAAAGAAGATATTACGATTGGTATCAGTGTGGATAATGCGCTGACTCAGGGATTATCCTTTCCATCGCCCTACAGCGGTATTGTAAGGCCTATGCCAGCTAACTATTATACACTTGCGGCTAACAAAATTGTTATCCCGAAAGGAAGTTTGGTAGGTGGTGTAGATGTTCAGCTAACCGATGCTTTTTTCGCAGACCCATTGGCTGTTAATACCACTTATGTGATTCCTTTAACAATGACCAGTGTTGACCAGAATAAAACGATCTTGCCCGAAAAAAAATATACATTGTATGCTGTAAAGTATATCAATACATGGCAGGGTTTTTATCTCCGCAGAGGAAAGGATGTGATTACCGGGAAAAATGGCAATACCTCACTCAATCAATCGACCGTTCGCCACATGAAATATGTGGAGAATGATGAAATCAATAAGTTAAACACACGTTCACTAAACCAGGCCGAGTTTCCTGTTACATTTAAAGTAACAGGGGGAACCAGCATCAGCCGGACCTTATTGTTAACTTTCGATAATACGGGCAACTGTGCAATTACAGCTGGTGATGCCAGTTTTACAGCGAGTGGCACCGGAAAATTTGTTAAACGGGGTGAGAAAAACAGCTGGGGCAACCAGGATCGCGATGCCCTTTATCTGAACTATCAGATCGATTTGAATGATAGAACGGTGAATAGCTTAGATACCTTGGTAATGCGCGACCGTGGCGTGAAGGCCGAAACATTTACACCGGTCAAATAA
- a CDS encoding endo-1,4-beta-xylanase — translation MKRLYKIAFGLAVAMLLASCHKYEALDYQVAKPTSFAAQEMIDAYQPLKTYIDRAANPKFKFGAGASLQPYLSKGVIYRLINSNFDEITLGYEMKHGAVVQADGSLALTNVKNLLETASKAGITVFGHTLAWHANQNATYLKGLIAPVVTASSSGPTWDLVIGADFETDNASVYQSNTNAVASFTAAGEGFNGTGRALKISNSAVRTNDYDAQLFLKFPAVAVGEKYELKMNVRSDVAASYPTQAHTTPGAYKFYDFFGAISSTPTWTTYTKEITVTAEIATSGSVAFNLGKTATNFYFDNITLKKYNPLGGTTIVEKTAEQKKAILTTALETWIKGMVTASKDYVKAWDVVNEPMDDAKPTELKTAAGRTTIAADEFFWQDYLGKDYALKAFQLARQYGNANDIHFINDYNLEYSIDKCKGLIEYVKYLEDKGAKIDGIGTQMHIVATSDKAKIEEMFKLLAATGKLIKISELDMGFTGNVKTAQATAEQYAAQSEMYKYVIKKYFELIPAAQRYGITIWAPQDSPATSSWRAGEPIGLWTEGFVRKPAYVGTAEGLKNK, via the coding sequence ATGAAACGATTATACAAAATAGCATTTGGTCTGGCAGTGGCAATGTTGCTTGCTTCCTGTCACAAATACGAGGCACTGGATTATCAGGTGGCTAAACCCACCAGTTTCGCAGCCCAAGAGATGATTGATGCCTATCAGCCATTAAAAACCTATATTGATAGGGCAGCAAATCCTAAATTTAAATTTGGTGCCGGAGCAAGTCTGCAACCTTATCTCTCCAAGGGCGTAATTTACAGGCTCATCAACAGCAATTTTGATGAAATTACACTAGGTTATGAAATGAAGCATGGTGCCGTTGTACAGGCTGATGGAAGCCTGGCCTTAACTAATGTGAAAAACCTGCTGGAAACAGCATCTAAAGCCGGTATTACAGTTTTTGGGCATACACTGGCCTGGCATGCCAATCAAAATGCAACATATTTAAAAGGACTGATTGCTCCGGTGGTAACCGCTTCAAGTAGTGGCCCTACCTGGGACCTGGTAATTGGAGCGGATTTTGAAACAGACAACGCTTCGGTTTATCAATCCAACACCAATGCTGTTGCCTCTTTCACTGCAGCTGGCGAAGGCTTTAACGGTACAGGGCGGGCTTTGAAAATTAGTAACTCGGCGGTACGAACCAATGATTATGATGCGCAATTATTTCTTAAGTTTCCGGCGGTAGCAGTAGGAGAGAAGTATGAACTTAAAATGAATGTACGTTCTGATGTAGCGGCATCGTATCCTACACAGGCTCATACTACGCCTGGCGCCTATAAATTTTATGATTTTTTTGGTGCAATTTCTTCAACACCAACCTGGACAACCTATACCAAAGAAATTACAGTTACCGCAGAAATTGCAACAAGTGGTTCTGTGGCTTTTAATCTGGGTAAAACAGCAACAAATTTTTATTTCGATAATATCACGCTTAAAAAATACAATCCGCTTGGTGGCACTACCATTGTAGAAAAAACTGCCGAGCAGAAAAAGGCCATTTTAACTACTGCATTAGAGACCTGGATTAAAGGGATGGTTACTGCTTCAAAAGATTATGTTAAAGCCTGGGATGTGGTAAACGAGCCAATGGATGATGCAAAGCCAACTGAGCTTAAAACTGCTGCGGGCAGAACTACCATTGCAGCTGATGAATTCTTTTGGCAAGATTACCTGGGTAAGGATTATGCGCTAAAGGCATTTCAATTGGCCAGGCAGTACGGCAATGCAAATGATATCCATTTTATTAATGATTATAACCTGGAATATAGCATCGATAAATGCAAAGGATTAATAGAATACGTAAAGTATTTAGAAGACAAGGGCGCAAAAATAGATGGTATTGGTACGCAAATGCATATTGTAGCTACTTCTGATAAAGCCAAGATAGAGGAAATGTTCAAATTATTGGCCGCAACCGGCAAACTGATCAAAATATCAGAATTGGATATGGGTTTTACAGGAAATGTAAAAACTGCACAGGCAACAGCCGAGCAATATGCCGCTCAATCAGAGATGTACAAATATGTAATCAAGAAATACTTTGAACTTATTCCGGCCGCTCAGCGATATGGAATTACGATATGGGCCCCTCAGGATAGCCCGGCCACCTCAAGTTGGAGAGCAGGGGAGCCAATAGGCTTGTGGACAGAAGGTTTTGTGCGAAAACCAGCCTATGTTGGCACAGCCGAAGGCTTAAAGAATAAATAA